The nucleotide sequence CATCAAGGCCTCACTGGTCAGTACAAGGACATCTTGACCACATACTGGCAACACACCATTTCCCACCTCGAAAACGACAACCACGACTACAAGCTCCATCAGCTACCGCTCGCGCGCATCAAGAAAGTCATGAAGGCCGACCCCGAGGTCAAGATGATCTCCGCCGAGGCCCCCATCTTGTTCGCAAAGGGTTGCGAGATCTTCATCACAGAGTTGACCATGAGGGCCTGGATTCACGCCGAGGAGAACAAGCGTCGCACCCTTCAGCGTTCAGACATCGCATCCGCTCTCGCCAAGTCCGACATGTTCGACTTTCTGATTGATATCGTCCCCCGCGAAGAAGCATCCAGCCACGCCAAGCGAACCCAGACCGCAGTTGCTCAACCCGCACCTGCTGGTCAGGCTCCAATGTCAGGACAGCACACGATGACCCAGGCACCCAACCAGGCCCATCCAATGGGTGGTGATTACATGGCTGGGCATGGCCTCGCTCCCGATCAAGACTACCGCAATCAGCCCAACATGTATCCCGACCAATCAGTGCCTAACCCCCAGGCCGCATACGGTCAGACCCAGCCTCCGACTATGAATCCGTACGGCAACATGGGCGACATGTATCCCTACTCAGCCATGCCACCGCAGCAGACAAACATGCCAAACGAAGAATTTGAGCAGTAGAACCCATCTTCTGTGAGACAGCTGCTGAGTCCGCCCATCTCATCTCTATGGCTTGGTAAAAGAATGATGGAGTGAAGAGTTGGACGAACATCGGGATCGGTTACGGTATGGATATGGGTGTTTAAGGACTACGAACTTTATTCTTCTTAGCAACGATTCCCCAAGTATGATTTGATATGACATTCAATGCCCTTGTCCCCTTTCCCATCTCTGTGAAACTTTATCCAAGAGTTGTGGAAACCAACACCCGCCATTTCCTAACCGTAGTCTTCAGAAAAGCAGTTTCTAATGTACAAATGATTTATATGGAATTCTTTTATAGCCCAACAGCCTCTCGGACAACCTGCATGGTTGCCTCAGCACTCTTCCGTGCCTTTTCAGCACCAATTGCCTCGATCGAATCAAGGTACTTATCCCCCTTATCCAGCAGCTCGGTATACCGATCACGAATACCATCTAACCCACCAATGACAGCATCACTGACCatctccttgagctgcttgggTGAAAGATCGCTATACTGCTCTCCAAGCTCTTGGGCCTTTCTCCCCTCTGGATCGAAAATGGCCATGATATCAAGCAGATTCGAGATTCCAGGTCGTTCTTCTCTGTTGTAATTTATCCCCGGGATAGAATCTGTTGTTGCAGCTTTGAttttggccttgatctcttcaggcgagtcgatgatgctgattCGTGATTTCGGTGACTTGCTGGACTTTGACATTTTCTCTGTTGGGTTCTGGAGAGACATTACCCGTTGCACAGGAGCTGTACATAGCATGTTAGTCTGGGTCGTAGAATCAAAGGTGAGAGTCTGGGACTTACAGGTGGTAGTTTGGGGGGGTACTAGATGGTTCCCATAAGTTGCGTTGAAGTTTGTGACACACTCTCGCGCAAACTCGAGATGTTGTCTCTGATCTTCACCAACGGGAACATGAGTTGCTCTGCAGATATGTGTCAGCCTATCCTGTACTGTGCTGGGAATGAGTACACCACGAACCTGTGCACAAGAATATCGGCGGCTTGAAGAACGGGATATGAAAACAGACCGAGTTTAAGGTTGCTGGCTGCTTTATCGTTCATGTTCGACTTGTCACTAATGTTTAGTTTGCTCTGAATGAGAGTTAGCTTGAACGTTGACCTCTTTGGGCATATACACTGACCTTCCACTGTGTCATTCTTGATAAATATCCCACTGATGCTGTACAACTGAGAATCCACATGAGTTCTGAGTGAGCGGGTACCTTTCCCATCAGTAACGAGATAGCGAGTTGGTGGTTTAGGATCTCTCACAGAAGACTGATAGAACAGAGCAACATCCTCAGGATCAATGCCAATTGCCAACAAGGCAGCCAATGCCTCCCTCTTGCTTTTCCTTAGCACATCCGCCGGCTGGGGCGTCGTTATAGCGTGGAGATCCACGATAGAGTAGATAAGCTTGTCTTCTTTATGCTTTTCTTGTAGCTTAACCCATTGTCGAAGTGCGCCGGCATAATTTCCGAGGTGAGGTATGCCCGTTGGTTGAATGCCCGAGAAAATCACTCGAGGTTTTGTGATTGCTGATTTTAACATGTTTGATATAACGCTCACTAAGAGCAATTGAGTCTGTGGGTCAAGAGATTCTAAGTCATGTTAAGATTGAGGCTGAAGTTGAGTCGTGAGTGGTTCGAGATTGTGTATGCATCTACCGGGGCGTCTTTCTTCGTGTTGTGAAAAAGCTCAAGATTGCCGGCAACTACCGAAATATGAAGGTATatgtaattacttattttactGTTCCTATCTGAGGATGTGATTGGGGTTCTGGGATAATTAtttgctggtgttgtgaCATTATAGCCTCAGCAAGTATATCACCAAGTCTGATTTCTGGAAGCAGCAGAATGACCATCCCATGGGAAAGAGGAACAACGAACTTGATAAAGCCTTCACTCCTTCCGGCCGTAAAAGATTACTTTTGTCATTCCAGAACGTTGATTTTACAAAATTGGAGCCTTCTATGGGCTATTGTACACATAAAGTCCGCCTCCTGTCTATGCCAAACAGGCCAGCCACTTCTCAGGACCACAGGACAAGAACTTCAAACTCATTCTCTATGTCTTCAACTCACTCTTACACGCTCGTCGTAGGAGGAGCCCTCAGGCCAGCAGCCTCACGGAACCTCCGCTGGTTAAGcaactcctcaaccttttccACCGTGCCAATCGTCTTTGTTTGACCAAGATGCGACCACTTGGCATCAATCTCACCCTTCTCCGCCTCCGGCAGtgcatccatcttcttcccaaCGCTCAGCTCGCTAAACTCCCACATGTTGGCCTTCATTCCCACGCCGTAGAGCTGGTGCTTGCGCAGGTATGCGAGCCACAGCTGCACCGTCTCGGGGTTACCGTCGCGAATCTGGATAAGTCGTCGCAGTGTCTTTCGCTCAAAGTTCTCTTGCgacttcttgaagatgaagttgtcTCGGGGGACGGTCCAGCGCTCTGTGATGCGGGGGAGAGGCACGGGGCCGTAGGCGGGCAGGCCGAGGTAGTAGGCGGCGCGGAGGGCAAAGTCGGAGAAGAATTCGAGGGGTTGGACGCTGTATGATCGGAGCTGGAGGTCGCACGAGGGGATGCCGTGCTCGGCCTCGCGCTTTAGAGGCTTGAGGTGTAGGGCTTGGAGGGAGCGAGGATATCGGCGTTCAGGAGCCTTTTCTGTTTGAGACTCCTCCGCTTTATTTGGGACCAGATCTTCTGGTTTGGCCCTAAATCAGTCAATATTTGTGATCATGCAATGGATCGTCGTAGCAAGTTGATATTCGGTAGGAAAACGTACAGTGAGGCCTGTGTTCGGCGGGCAATCCATGACACCTCGGACTGGCACAGATGTTAGACAATTGAGAATAGTTCAGTCGTAGATTTCATACCGAGAAAGCCCGCAAGGGTCTAATACTTTGGCGCATCATCTTGCCTGCCTGTCGCTGGGCGTCGATCGATAGCGATGATGCTCGAAAATTGGTTCGAGATGTGTACGGATGGAATATCAATTATCCCCGCTCACATACAAAATCGTAGGATCCACACTCTAAGCGCGCGTGTATACGACTAACAAAAGAAATGCTCTTTAAGTAAACAGTTCAATTAAACAGTTTAAACagtttaatttatatatttcttctGAAAAGTtgtttatatatttaaactgAATTTGGAGGCCAAACATCAAAGTCTTCATAGCCCTTTCACATAGACATCCCCTAACAGCTTCAAGTATTTCTCTAATCCTTTACACATGGCACATTCTGCTCTTTATATGTCGGAACGTATATCAACAGCACAGCTAAATAACAATACATACGCTTCTTTCACATGGGTaacctcatcatctcctccttgctCCAGTATTTCCTCATATTATTCGCCCCCAATGTCTCAACCTCTTGGTCCAGATGCTTCCACAGCACCTCACCCCAAGTCTccatcttggacttgagcACACTGAGCTCAAACTCCTCGTCTCCTGTCCTGCACTTTTTGAGGTATTCCTCAAAGTGATCCAAACCCGCATGAATCTGCTTGTGCTGGCGGAGAAGTTCAGCGCGTCCTCCTCGGAACTCGGGCATCTTCTTGGCTAGCACGGGGAAGATGTACGTCTCCTCGATGTTGTGGTGCATGGTGAGATGTTCAGCAAATTGGAGACCTTCCATGATGAACTGCTTTAGTGACATGCCTTGGGGTCGACGGTTGTTGGTGCAGGCATTCCATAGGAGGTTCCATGATCTTCGAAAGTTGTTGTGCTGTATTACATTAGATAAGAGACCTATATGATAGATGTGAAGACACACTTACAAAATATTCCATATGGTCGGCCGCTCGGTTATAGATCTTAAACTCATGATCCGACAGCGGTGGtaactcctcctccttctttgtCTCAACATTATCGACAggctttgcctcttcttgagGCTTTGATTCAGACATGACTCTTTGCTGGTGATTACTTGAAGATgtgaagaaagaagcagTTGAGATACGAGATTTCTCGGATATAGCCACCCTAAAACGTAAAGAGGGTATCGAAAACGGCCCAAGTGGCAACGTCTGAGAATTGATCTTGTTTAGAGGTTTAACGTTTTTACAGTGTTGCAGCCGCCAAATAGCTCTCATTATTGACAAAAAGTTaccaaagagaaggaaatggACAAAGACATGGAAAATCTCACTAAAATACACAAAAACAGAAGAGTCTACCTCATGATGTCTCCAGATTGGGAACCCTTTGGACCACTCACAAGCCGCCCATATCCGCAATGGAAAAAGTCGACGAGATTGGAAATCGCTGACTGATGGACTCGGTCTTTATCCGCGCGCCAACTTAGTCATCACTTGCGTGTCTCATGAATCGCGCGCTTCGCTCAACCTCGAAAGCCCGAAACTCCATCAAAGAATCGTTAGCTTCGGAGTTGGAACTAGAATATTACATCCAGATACATCATGATCTTGTCTCTATCTCTCTATGGTTGGTTCTAACTTGGAGTGAACGGGTTTGGTAGTCAAGCACCTGAACATCATATCCTCACTGTCTATAGACCCTCAGACGGTATCAGTCGGTCATGTAGCTCAGATAACTTTCATCTCATGGATTCGTTCGCTACAGTAAAGACTTTTAATCTACTCTTCCTGtcatctctcatctcatctcatatcatagcaccagcaccagcacaaGCAATGTTGACGAGTTCTATGTATCCATATTCCGTTTCGACCTAGTGACACGTAGCGAGTGCTTCCGCATCTTCGCCCCTTTTCATTAAAAGAAACCATCCCATGCAAAATGCAAACGACTAAGACGCCTCATCTCGTTCATTCCCCAATTCTTAACCCCGGACAGCCGCTCCCAGCGCACCACCCGTGAACTGTGTTCCACCAGCTTGTCGCTGTGTGTTGCCACCTGCTCGCGCTCCTCCTCGGCCCTGTCCACCACCCCGTCTCTGTCCTCCTCGGCCACGGCCTCCTTGTCTCTCGAATGCATTTGATGTTCCCTGTGTCTTTTGCTCCAGTGTTCGCTCGTTGCTCTCGATGAGCGCGCTGGCCTTGTCTGATAGGGCGAGAGCAAGCGATTGGAGACGGCTGAGCTCGACACCCTTGCGGAAGATGACGGTGGATGTGACTTGGTCCAGAGAGGCAGCGAGCTCCTCGTGGCTGATCATCTTGCTGATCACTGCCGCAACCTTGGTCGAGTCAAGCTCGAACATGGCGCTGAGGGTCTCGATGGAGAGGGTGTCGTAGAAGGGGGCGTAGGTGAAGAGGTAGGTTCGCAGACCCTCCTCCTGGATCTGCTTGGAGAGCAtggtcttgatctcctcgGCGCTGGGCATCAAGtcccagatcttgatgcTGTGGATGAAGTCAATCGACTTCTTCCACTCACCAGCAGCCAAGGCCTTGGACGCTTGCATCACGTGGTCACGGGTGTTCTCAGGAGGACCAGTGAAAATTTGTCGCTCATGGTACTCCAACATGCGGCGGTAGGTCTTGCTGATCACTCGCTTCTTGACATCAGGAGATGATCCAGTCTGGGCCAGCAGAGGAATCTCGAGGAGCATGCTGCATGTCAAGTACACACACTCGAGGAGCTCGAGGTTGATGTGCATGTGGAATGGCAGTTGTCGTTGCTTCTCAAGGCGCTCCTGCTCAGGAGACACTTGGTTGTATCGCTGCATCATGACACCCTGAGCGAGCAGCTCCTTCTGGCGACCACTGCCGCAAATCTCCTGGAGAGTGTTCTGAGCCTCGTAAACGAGACCCTTGCGGAAAGCACAGAGACCAACTTGCACCAGAGTACGGTTGTAAAGGATTTGGCTCTGCACATCAAAGTTGGGGATGTTCTCCTGGAGATgggacatcaacatcatatCACGAGCCTTGTAGTACTCGCCGTGGAGGGCGAGGAAGTAGACCTGGCACAACATAGCTCGGGCACGGATAATACCGTCACTGTTGCTGAACAGGTAGTTGCAGAGAACATTGACGAGGTTGCCAGCGTTCTGGGCTTGGTCACGGGGAGTGATGACAGACTCGACGGTCTCGCCAACAACCTTCCAGCAGTTCTCCTCGAAGGTCTTAACAACTTGGGCGGGCTGAAGAAATGTTAGTTACTGCGAAAACAGGTGGAAGCAAAGGCTGGGAAATTACCTTGAAGTAGACGTGTTCCAGACGGCGCATAACAATTCGGTTCACGCTATCTTGGGGGATCTCAAGAGAGTCGTCCTTTCGGAGGTACTCGTAGTAGAGGAGGCCAcggaagatgatgttgtagAGAGCACCCTCGTCTTGCAGTCGCTCGATGTACTCGGAAGTGTGAGGGTCGATGCTCTGGAGGGAACGGACGAGCTCGTCATCAAGACGCTCGATGTAAGAGACAATGCTGCCAGGGACCTTGATgtgcttctcatcctcctgcAGGGTAGGGGGcttctcatcgtcgtcccaCTCCTCAGCGTTCTCGACAACAACATAGTCGTGGTTGTCCTCGAGGACTTGAAGAAGGCTTGAGAGCTCCTTCTCGGCGGCCTTCCAGTGCTCGACAGACATGGCAGCAGCGCCGCCAGAGCCAACATCGAAGCGAGTAGAAACCAGGGTAAGGAGAACACGGATCTTTTGGTAGGGTGTGTTGGCGATCTCGTGGAGCTTCTCCATAGTCTTGATCTGCTCTGTTCGGTCGGTGTTCTTCTTTCCTCGGGACTCCATGATGGTTCGCAGGTGCTTGAAGATGCTCTCGGGGGTGTACTGGAGTGTGCGTCCACCCTTGCCAACAGTAGCGAAACCATCGTCGTCGCCCTCCTCAGTGGGAGCAGCGTCGACCTGGAGAGAAACCTTCTTGGGCTTAGGAGCAGGGGCAACGGGCTCGTTGTCCGAAGACTCCATGAAAGCATCCTTGTCCGCTCGGTAGGCATCGATCTGGGTCTGGTATTCTTtgttggtcttcttgaccttttgCTTGACGGCGTTGAGAGATCGGGCTTGGATGgcgttcatcttcttgggtgTAACCTTCTGCTTAGCAAGAGATTCATTCATAAAATCCTCTAGCTCGGCAAGGATACGGATGTAAGGCTTGGGGGGTCTGCTGCCGGGCAGCTTAGCGACCTGGcggttgagcttctcataTTCTGAGCgtttttattagtatttttgaCCAAAAAATTCGACAAAAAATTCGACAGTGCTTCTCGTACCGGCAGAGATGAGTGTCCAGTCGCCGTTCTTTTGGCCGTTCTCGATTTGCTTGATGGAAGATTCTAACTCATCCAGGCGCTTGTCCTTGGCGGACTTGACTTTGGCTCGTACTTCATCGTCGCTGTCTTCGCTATCGGAGGATGCGTCCTTCAAGAACTTGTTGATTCCTCGGCCGCCCTCGTCATCGCTGCTGGAGTCGTCGCTATCGGCCTCGGAAGAATCCTCCTGGGagtcttgctgctgctcctcctcctcctcctcctcggagtaaagctcctcctcgtcgctggAGCTGTCGCTAGAGCTGTCGTCGCCGCCGCGGAAAAATCGAGACATGCTGGGCAAATTATTTGACACTGAAACTTGTCTGTTGGGCTGGCCtggctcaagtcaagtcagtgGGCGGGGTTGTTCCTTCCAAAAACAAAATTCATTCAGTGTGGGATGTTAGGGTGGGGCTGGGGCAACCGAGCTGATAGGCGCACAGCCACAGATTGGTTGTGAGTGGCTGAGATGACATGAGTCACAAGCTTCAAGTTGTGTTAGGCATGAGATCTGAGTACAAATAGTTTAAAGGTACGGATACTAGGTATTGATCTTATTACTTGGTAGAAGCTGCGAATTTCGAGAGAATAGCAGTTACAGTGGTGAAGAGAGTTATGCGTAACCAGCCGAAAGTCTGCAGCCTCTTCTGTGCCCTCCCGCCTCCAGACATGGTAGAAATTAGGTATTTGACAAACTTGACCATGGCATAGCACaatgcatcagcatcaaaagGCAGATGATAGATCAACAAGGACTTAACAAGGCTGTTGAAATTCAAATGATCAATTTATCCTTATCATAATGTTGTCATATAAAGATGCTTCTTGAGTCCCGGAATACAACGGCGGTAAAATCTTATCCGTCGTTGAGCCGGACCTTGCCCTCCAGGTTCGTTCTCTCGGTCTCCGGGCCGCAGAAGAATTTCGAGCTTCGGGAGGCAAGCGGAATCGGCTTGTGACATGGATTTCTCAGCATAACTAGATGCGCTACGTACCAGTAATTCCACTTCCTTCCAACGTCATCTTTACAACCTCACTTCCTTCAAATTGTTATTTTCATAATGGCTCGAATTCACTGCGCTAATGCGCAGTCGACTGCCAATTCTTTTATTCAACTTGCACGACGAAGCTACACAACGACGACCCAGACCTCAACGCCTCTCGAGTTCCTTATTCCACGATGCATTCCCCCATCTCGACTACGAACCCCTCAAATCACCATTACACAATCCAGAACATATTTTCACCAGAGACGATCTCTGGACTTCAAGTCAAAGGAAACAGCCACGAGGCAATTCTCGACTACTGCTATCCGAGAGAAGACGCGGGCTATACTGAATCCCCAacaagatgaggatggcaatGAGATGATGCTGGAGATAACTGAACGAGCTGCCAAGGTAATTGTAACAAGGAAAGATCCTGTGGAGGCATTGCTGACTCTCAAAGCGTCTCAACAAAATTATGGACAAGGACGGCAATCCGAATCTCGCTCTAAGAATTCAAGTCGAGAGTGGTGGTTGCCATGGCTTCCAATATCTCATGAGCCTTGTTACTTTGCCAGCCAAGGACGCCGCCGAGTGGTCATCCATCGTGAACGAGGACGATACGATTTTCCAGTACATCCCCGATGACGCAGATCCGGCCACAACCTCGGAAGAAGGCCCCAAGATCATTCTCGACGAGCCGTCTCTCGACCTTCTCAAGGGAAGCAAAGTCGACTTTACGATGGAGTTGATCGGCTCGCAGTTCAAGATCATTGATAACCCACTTGCTACTAGTAGCTGTGGTTGTGGCACAAGCTTTGATATCAAGATGTAGAATACCAGAATACCTACCCGATCTTTGGAGACATGAAGATTCAAGATCCATAGATTTAAAAGTGGTTCTCCACATGTATAATTGGCATTATTAATTCCCCTCACATGTATGGCGAGCATTCAGACGGCAAGTGAGAAAACTCTTCACAATTGCTTCACATCACAGGATATCACTGGTAGAATAATTTGAAAACTCGGGTGTCATTAATCACGGTATCAATTGCCATTTCCCCTTGTCATGATAAGAACGCCGAGCAGTCAAATGCAAATCTTTTTTGAATCCGTTAGGTCCTAACGACCGATCCCTTTAAACCCTTTTTGTTTAGAAGAAACCAACGCTTAGTTCATCTGGCGGACGAGAGCGTTGATAGCCTCCTCGCGGTTGCCAAGGTCACCACCCTCGATGAAGTGCTTGAACTTGCGGGGGCGGAAGCCACCAGTGGGGTTGGAGAGCTTGAAGGGCCAGAGGAAGTTGGAGGCCTGCTTGAAGTTGGGCCCGACGGTGTAGATCTCGTGGATCAGATCCTCAACACAGACAATGCCGTACTTGCCGAGGTTCTCCTCAACGATGGCGTTGTCGGTGAGGGCAACACGCTGCTTGTTGACCTTTCCGTAACCGCGCTTGTAGACGAGCTCCTTGACGGTCTTCAGGTTGGGGTAACCGTAAGCGATCCAGGGCTCGACgaccttgagcatctcaGTGATGGCCTTTGTGACCTTGACGAAGACACCGTTGTTGATCTGAAGGAGAcggaggagctggaggatcTTGCGGGGCTTGGGGGGCATCTTGTTGATACCCTTGATGCGGACGACGAAGATCAGCTTAGCCTCGGCAGGGACGAAAGCAGAgtcctcagccttggcgaCGCGGTGAAGACGGATCTTCTCACGCTCAGCATCGCGGTACTCCTGGACGTACTTCTCAGCACGCTTGAAGATGACCTGACGCTTCTCCTTGTTGGCCTATTTCAAACTGGTCAGTCCATGTCTTGCAAGTGGTTGAAGAAATGATTGGAATCAGTCAGGCAATGTCAGACCcgaaagaaggttaactaTCAACAGCATCGACCGAAGTCTAGTTGATGAATGTATGTTTTCCATCATAGTGCCAGTGTAAAAGGAGGCTATTACTtacagccttcttcttctcaatggcGTCGGTGCGCTCAGCGCGGGCCTTCTCCTGagacttgcgcttcttgagaagggtCTCGGGGACCAGGATCTGGTCGTTGGTAGGAACGCTATAGAATCAGATTAGCTCGCAGTCCACGATACCACAGGACGTGGTATGGAACAGAGCGCCGGTGCGAGAACTGTTGCAATGCAGCATTCTCTGCTTGGCTAACTCGAAAGATGTTTTTAATCGGTGAGCTGGAAGGCCATGATACGAGTATCGAGGTGGTTTCCGTGACCGCTCATCCGACAACGCCTCAAACATAGAGTTCAAGAAAGATACTCGAAGAATTGGTTTGTGGTGCGTGTTTCAGCGACCGCGTGCAATTCGACGATAATGATTTTGGGAAAGAAGAGtatttcatcttcatctccaacacCCCAAGCAACATCTCTCAATGCCCAAACTGTGTTTCAAGCCTAGCACAATTgagggagaagctcaagaaagaTCGAGCTGGCGGTCAACGACTCGTTTCAGAGGCAGTGACTTTCCAGCGAGAGGACCACGGCAATCCGCAAAGCAAAAGAAATCTCGAGAACCAGGGCATCTGCCCATATCGTCCACGTCCTCAGGGAGGATTCACATACGTAGCACCCATTTTGTCGGCGACGGCTGTTGGAGAGGTCGGTTAGTGGTTGTCGGTCGGAAGCGTGGGTTGCAGAAGGGGAACGCCCGCCTTTTTGCTAACAGAAATTTTCTGCCGAAATTTCTAGTGGATCCCCCTTAGGGTTTTGCAAACCCCAACTGTGCACGGACCATCACCCCTCGCACCATGGAATTTTTTGGGCGCAATCGCATCCAAATAACATTTGGAGATCCTCATTCTCAACCGCCAAGTGACGAAATAACCAGCAGTCGCCCATCCCTTCAAAATGGCTCCCAAGAAGACCACCACCCGCGCTCCCCAGGAGAACATCTCCCTCGGACCCTCCGTTCGCGATGGTATGCGACCACCCTTGGACGAATCTCGAGCAgattgaggaagagagagatgagATCATGGACTAACGAAATTGTTTTAACAGGCGAGCTGGTCTTCGGCGTTGCCCGTATCTTCGCCTCCTTCAACGATACCTTCGTCCACGTCACCGATCTGAGGTTCGTCAGCCCGTGAAAAAGGAACATGAAAATT is from Fusarium musae strain F31 chromosome 4, whole genome shotgun sequence and encodes:
- a CDS encoding hypothetical protein (EggNog:ENOG41) — its product is MENNPAAARTRPVYDASQGGHYGASALLATQGFAPSELYTGPWANAHQGLTGQYKDILTTYWQHTISHLENDNHDYKLHQLPLARIKKVMKADPEVKMISAEAPILFAKGCEIFITELTMRAWIHAEENKRRTLQRSDIASALAKSDMFDFLIDIVPREEASSHAKRTQTAVAQPAPAGQAPMSGQHTMTQAPNQAHPMGGDYMAGHGLAPDQDYRNQPNMYPDQSVPNPQAAYGQTQPPTMNPYGNMGDMYPYSAMPPQQTNMPNEEFEQ
- a CDS encoding hypothetical protein (EggNog:ENOG41) is translated as MTQWKSKLNISDKSNMNDKAASNLKLGLFSYPVLQAADILVHRATHVPVGEDQRQHLEFARECVTNFNATYGNHLVPPQTTTSPVQRVMSLQNPTEKMSKSSKSPKSRISIIDSPEEIKAKIKAATTDSIPGINYNREERPGISNLLDIMAIFDPEGRKAQELGEQYSDLSPKQLKEMVSDAVIGGLDGIRDRYTELLDKGDKYLDSIEAIGAEKARKSAEATMQVVREAVGL
- the RSM10 gene encoding mitochondrial 37S ribosomal protein rsm10 (EggNog:ENOG41) — translated: MMRQSIRPLRAFSSEVSWIARRTQASLAKPEDLVPNKAEESQTEKAPERRYPRSLQALHLKPLKREAEHGIPSCDLQLRSYSVQPLEFFSDFALRAAYYLGLPAYGPVPLPRITERWTVPRDNFIFKKSQENFERKTLRRLIQIRDGNPETVQLWLAYLRKHQLYGVGMKANMWEFSELSVGKKMDALPEAEKGEIDAKWSHLGQTKTIGTVEKVEELLNQRRFREAAGLRAPPTTSV
- a CDS encoding hypothetical protein (EggNog:ENOG41) — encoded protein: MSESKPQEEAKPVDNVETKKEEELPPLSDHEFKIYNRAADHMEYFHNNFRRSWNLLWNACTNNRRPQGMSLKQFIMEGLQFAEHLTMHHNIEETYIFPVLAKKMPEFRGGRAELLRQHKQIHAGLDHFEEYLKKCRTGDEEFELSVLKSKMETWGEVLWKHLDQEVETLGANNMRKYWSKEEMMRLPM
- the NIP1 gene encoding Translation initiation factor 3 subunit c (EggNog:ENOG41~BUSCO:EOG092616QN), with protein sequence MSRFFRGGDDSSSDSSSDEEELYSEEEEEEEQQQDSQEDSSEADSDDSSSDDEGGRGINKFLKDASSDSEDSDDEVRAKVKSAKDKRLDELESSIKQIENGQKNGDWTLISAEYEKLNRQVAKLPGSRPPKPYIRILAELEDFMNESLAKQKVTPKKMNAIQARSLNAVKQKVKKTNKEYQTQIDAYRADKDAFMESSDNEPVAPAPKPKKVSLQVDAAPTEEGDDDGFATVGKGGRTLQYTPESIFKHLRTIMESRGKKNTDRTEQIKTMEKLHEIANTPYQKIRVLLTLVSTRFDVGSGGAAAMSVEHWKAAEKELSSLLQVLEDNHDYVVVENAEEWDDDEKPPTLQEDEKHIKVPGSIVSYIERLDDELVRSLQSIDPHTSEYIERLQDEGALYNIIFRGLLYYEYLRKDDSLEIPQDSVNRIVMRRLEHVYFKPAQVVKTFEENCWKVVGETVESVITPRDQAQNAGNLVNVLCNYLFSNSDGIIRARAMLCQVYFLALHGEYYKARDMMLMSHLQENIPNFDVQSQILYNRTLVQVGLCAFRKGLVYEAQNTLQEICGSGRQKELLAQGVMMQRYNQVSPEQERLEKQRQLPFHMHINLELLECVYLTCSMLLEIPLLAQTGSSPDVKKRVISKTYRRMLEYHERQIFTGPPENTRDHVMQASKALAAGEWKKSIDFIHSIKIWDLMPSAEEIKTMLSKQIQEEGLRTYLFTYAPFYDTLSIETLSAMFELDSTKVAAVISKMISHEELAASLDQVTSTVIFRKGVELSRLQSLALALSDKASALIESNERTLEQKTQGTSNAFERQGGRGRGGQRRGGGQGRGGARAGGNTQRQAGGTQFTGGALGAAVRG
- a CDS encoding hypothetical protein (EggNog:ENOG41~BUSCO:EOG09265G5K), with translation MARIHCANAQSTANSFIQLARRSYTTTTQTSTPLEFLIPRCIPPSRLRTPQITITQSRTYFHQRRSLDFKSKETATRQFSTTAIREKTRAILNPQQDEDGNEMMLEITERAAKRLNKIMDKDGNPNLALRIQVESGGCHGFQYLMSLVTLPAKDAAEWSSIVNEDDTIFQYIPDDADPATTSEEGPKIILDEPSLDLLKGSKVDFTMELIGSQFKIIDNPLATSSCGCGTSFDIKM
- the RPL7 gene encoding 60S ribosomal protein L7 (BUSCO:EOG09264P3R), encoding MGATVPTNDQILVPETLLKKRKSQEKARAERTDAIEKKKAANKEKRQVIFKRAEKYVQEYRDAEREKIRLHRVAKAEDSAFVPAEAKLIFVVRIKGINKMPPKPRKILQLLRLLQINNGVFVKVTKAITEMLKVVEPWIAYGYPNLKTVKELVYKRGYGKVNKQRVALTDNAIVEENLGKYGIVCVEDLIHEIYTVGPNFKQASNFLWPFKLSNPTGGFRPRKFKHFIEGGDLGNREEAINALVRQMN